A window from Embleya scabrispora encodes these proteins:
- a CDS encoding 3-oxoacyl-ACP synthase: protein MSEVTAYLHQPRYVLGEFEVAHTSIGNLPARAAEFKMAPAPDLWGWGSVRRTERGLAELAAESAAATLRAGASDADAVVLCSTRVPGPSEGHGAFMETFLAEAGLGDVPFYGQNMNRCVNLLAAIDTATAFVRAGRHRRVLVVTTDSAAHEDDRMASYALFSDGAASCLVTADGEIEGGYEILACASAEDRRRLAHSNEISADLARTVNERLLTPLGMKPGDIAGLMHANIFKPVIVMKERQAGFTPAQLHLDNITRVGHCFAADPLINLVDRAEAGHVQPGRHYLLAAGVPGQRIGVLLRRAGV, encoded by the coding sequence GTGAGCGAAGTGACCGCCTATCTGCATCAACCCCGCTATGTCCTGGGCGAGTTCGAGGTCGCGCACACGAGCATCGGCAATCTGCCCGCGCGCGCCGCGGAGTTCAAAATGGCGCCGGCGCCCGACCTGTGGGGCTGGGGCAGCGTACGCCGGACCGAGCGGGGCCTCGCGGAGCTGGCCGCGGAGAGCGCCGCGGCCACGCTGCGCGCCGGCGCGAGCGACGCCGACGCCGTCGTACTGTGCTCCACCCGCGTGCCCGGACCCTCGGAAGGGCACGGCGCGTTCATGGAGACGTTCCTCGCCGAAGCCGGCCTGGGCGACGTGCCCTTCTACGGGCAGAACATGAACCGCTGCGTCAACCTGCTGGCCGCGATCGACACCGCGACCGCGTTCGTCCGCGCCGGCCGGCACCGACGGGTACTGGTGGTCACCACCGACAGCGCCGCGCACGAGGACGACCGCATGGCGAGCTACGCACTGTTCAGCGACGGGGCGGCGAGTTGCCTGGTGACGGCCGACGGCGAGATCGAGGGCGGCTACGAGATCCTCGCCTGCGCTAGCGCCGAGGACCGCAGGAGGCTGGCGCACTCCAACGAGATCAGCGCGGACCTGGCCCGCACCGTGAACGAGCGCCTGCTCACCCCCCTGGGCATGAAGCCGGGTGACATCGCGGGCCTGATGCACGCGAACATCTTCAAGCCCGTGATCGTGATGAAGGAACGGCAGGCCGGTTTCACCCCGGCCCAGCTCCATCTGGACAACATCACCCGGGTGGGCCACTGCTTCGCCGCCGACCCGCTGATCAACCTGGTCGACCGGGCCGAGGCCGGACACGTACAACCGGGCCGGCACTACCTGTTGGCCGCCGGCGTCCCCGGGCAACGGATCGGGGTGCTGCTGCGCCGGGCCGGCGTATGA
- a CDS encoding saccharopine dehydrogenase, with protein MADPRPRTTDIGITLRHETRESERRAPIVPVDAARLVAHGFTVTVEHSPQRVFPIGDYLDAGCVAAEAGSWRAAPAAEFVVGLKELPDEPPTLRHRHVFFGHAYKGQRDAEALLRRFTAGAGALLDLEYLTDADGRRLAAFGYWAGYVGAALAVLRHRGRLDPPLRPRPKADLDRVLRETSSGAQPSVLVVGALGRCGRGARDALAVAGIEPTCWDVAETRSLDHAALLDHDILVNAVLVNTPTPPFVTLASLRSRPRRLSLIADVTCDVTSGNNVLPVYDDITDWREPVRMVADVGDPLGVIAIDNLPSLLPGEASTAFSAELTPHLLTLGEPGQPWQRCLRVFREACEANGLETENVHV; from the coding sequence ATGGCCGATCCCCGCCCGCGCACGACCGACATCGGGATCACGCTGCGGCACGAGACGCGCGAGAGCGAGCGGCGCGCGCCGATCGTGCCGGTCGACGCCGCGCGGCTTGTCGCGCACGGCTTCACGGTCACCGTCGAGCACTCGCCGCAGCGGGTGTTCCCGATCGGGGACTACCTGGACGCCGGCTGCGTGGCCGCCGAGGCCGGGAGCTGGCGGGCCGCCCCGGCTGCGGAGTTCGTCGTGGGCCTGAAGGAACTGCCGGACGAGCCGCCGACTTTGCGGCATCGGCATGTGTTCTTCGGCCACGCGTACAAGGGCCAGCGTGACGCCGAGGCGCTGCTGCGGCGCTTCACGGCGGGCGCCGGTGCGCTGCTCGACCTGGAATACCTCACCGACGCGGACGGGCGGCGGTTGGCCGCCTTCGGCTATTGGGCCGGATACGTGGGCGCGGCGCTCGCGGTGCTCCGCCATCGGGGCCGGCTGGATCCGCCGTTGCGACCACGCCCGAAGGCGGACCTCGACCGGGTGTTGCGCGAGACGTCGAGCGGCGCGCAGCCGAGCGTACTGGTCGTCGGGGCGCTGGGCCGGTGCGGGCGCGGCGCGCGCGACGCGCTGGCGGTCGCCGGCATCGAGCCGACCTGCTGGGACGTCGCCGAGACCCGGTCCCTGGATCACGCGGCGCTGCTCGATCACGACATCCTCGTCAACGCCGTGCTGGTGAACACGCCGACCCCGCCGTTCGTCACCCTCGCGTCGCTCCGGTCCCGGCCCCGGCGACTGTCCCTGATCGCGGACGTCACCTGCGATGTCACCTCCGGGAACAATGTGTTGCCCGTCTACGACGACATCACCGATTGGCGCGAGCCGGTCCGTATGGTGGCCGATGTCGGCGACCCGCTGGGCGTGATCGCCATCGACAACCTGCCGTCGCTGCTTCCCGGCGAGGCCAGTACCGCCTTCTCCGCCGAACTGACACCCCATCTACTGACCCTGGGAGAACCGGGGCAACCCTGGCAGCGCTGCCTGCGGGTCTTCCGCGAGGCATGCGAGGCGAACGGCCTGGAAACGGAGAACGTCCATGTCTGA
- a CDS encoding isocitrate lyase/PEP mutase family protein, with product MLLDPADQYRRGLAFKEAHESAGAFVVANAWDAGSARLLTGLGFTALATTSAGLAFALGHSDGVNLLDRGRALDNARAIVAATPNPVSADLESCYGDSGEEIAETIRLAAEAGLVGASIEDATGDPDDPILAIEPAVERVAAAVAAARALPFPFTLTARAENFLHGRRDFADTLARLRAYEAAGADVLYAPCLPDVEAIRTVCSVLDRPVNVLAGVGPALSVPELEKLGARRISLGSAFARAALGGFLRAAREVHEHGTFGFVAEAVPYAEANTLMSAPTGAAEEDA from the coding sequence ATGCTGCTCGACCCGGCTGACCAGTACCGCAGGGGCCTCGCCTTCAAGGAGGCGCACGAGAGCGCGGGAGCGTTCGTGGTGGCGAACGCGTGGGACGCGGGCAGCGCCCGCCTGTTGACGGGGCTCGGCTTCACCGCGCTGGCGACCACGAGCGCGGGACTGGCCTTCGCACTGGGCCACTCCGACGGCGTGAACCTGCTGGACCGTGGTCGGGCGCTGGACAACGCGCGCGCGATCGTGGCGGCGACGCCGAACCCGGTCAGCGCCGACCTGGAGAGCTGCTACGGCGATTCGGGCGAGGAGATCGCCGAGACGATCCGCCTCGCCGCCGAGGCGGGCCTGGTGGGCGCCTCCATCGAGGACGCCACCGGCGATCCGGACGACCCGATCCTGGCGATCGAGCCGGCCGTGGAGCGGGTGGCGGCCGCCGTGGCGGCGGCCCGGGCGCTGCCGTTCCCGTTCACGCTGACCGCACGGGCGGAGAACTTCCTGCACGGCCGCCGCGACTTCGCGGACACCCTCGCCCGGCTGCGGGCGTACGAGGCGGCGGGCGCCGACGTGTTGTACGCGCCGTGCCTGCCCGACGTCGAGGCCATCCGCACCGTGTGCTCGGTGCTCGACCGGCCTGTCAACGTGCTCGCGGGAGTGGGACCGGCGCTGTCCGTCCCGGAGTTGGAGAAGCTGGGCGCCCGGCGGATCAGCCTGGGCTCGGCGTTCGCCCGGGCCGCGCTGGGCGGTTTCCTGCGCGCCGCGCGCGAGGTGCACGAACACGGGACGTTCGGCTTCGTCGCCGAGGCCGTGCCCTACGCCGAGGCGAACACGCTGATGTCCGCGCCGACCGGTGCGGCGGAGGAGGACGCGTGA
- a CDS encoding saccharopine dehydrogenase family protein: MSEATPAGGTVHWIGTGLSTGSGLRVVADRAERLLVWGRTDAKAERCLARLGLTGRAAAHTYDLDRLAGELRPGDIVVSMLPASEHPALLRLCIERSAHFACSSYVSDEIVSEAAAATKAGLVVLTEAGLDPGIDHLFADLLVARGREVVGDGPATVEFTSYCGGVPAESNEFRYRFSWAPRGVLNALRAPARYLDGGAEQVVDLPWTATRPLVLDGETFEAYPNRDSLPYLTQYAFPADWRARVFVRGTLRLDGWLRAWEDVFATVRTGDGDRIAALADELAARYPTTDADRDRVVLAVALDIEGTNGAGWHGEYVLDTVGDAEESAMARCVSLPLAYGITEILAGRVPAGLRQAAQGAEDARRWLEFLRANGVDWRFAERHRTG, encoded by the coding sequence ATGTCTGAGGCGACACCCGCCGGCGGAACCGTGCACTGGATCGGCACCGGCCTGTCCACCGGCAGCGGACTGCGTGTGGTGGCCGACCGGGCCGAGCGGCTGCTGGTCTGGGGCCGTACCGACGCCAAGGCCGAGCGGTGCCTGGCTCGGCTGGGCCTGACCGGTCGCGCCGCCGCGCACACCTACGATCTCGACCGACTGGCCGGGGAGTTGCGTCCCGGCGACATCGTCGTGTCGATGTTGCCCGCGAGCGAACACCCGGCGCTGCTGCGGCTGTGTATCGAGCGCAGCGCCCACTTCGCGTGCAGCAGTTACGTGTCCGATGAGATCGTGTCCGAGGCGGCGGCCGCGACGAAGGCCGGTCTGGTCGTGCTGACCGAGGCGGGCCTGGACCCGGGCATCGACCACCTGTTCGCCGACCTGCTGGTGGCCAGGGGCCGCGAGGTCGTCGGCGACGGCCCGGCGACGGTCGAGTTCACCTCGTACTGCGGCGGAGTCCCGGCCGAGTCCAACGAGTTCCGCTACCGGTTCAGCTGGGCGCCGCGCGGGGTGTTGAACGCGCTGCGCGCGCCGGCCCGCTACCTCGACGGCGGCGCCGAGCAGGTGGTCGACCTCCCGTGGACGGCGACGCGTCCGCTCGTGCTCGACGGCGAGACGTTCGAGGCCTACCCCAACCGCGACAGCCTGCCCTACCTCACCCAGTACGCGTTCCCGGCCGACTGGCGGGCGCGCGTGTTCGTCCGGGGCACGCTTCGCCTGGACGGCTGGCTGCGGGCGTGGGAGGACGTGTTCGCCACCGTGCGCACCGGCGACGGCGACCGCATCGCCGCGCTCGCCGACGAACTCGCCGCCCGGTATCCGACCACCGACGCCGACCGGGACCGGGTCGTACTCGCCGTCGCGCTCGACATCGAGGGCACGAACGGCGCGGGCTGGCACGGCGAATACGTGCTGGACACGGTCGGCGACGCCGAGGAGAGCGCGATGGCGCGGTGTGTGTCCCTGCCGCTGGCGTACGGGATCACCGAAATCCTCGCCGGGCGGGTGCCGGCGGGCCTGCGCCAGGCCGCCCAGGGTGCCGAGGATGCCCGCCGGTGGCTGGAGTTCCTACGCGCGAACGGCGTCGACTGGCGCTTCGCCGAGCGGCACCGGACGGGCTGA
- a CDS encoding MFS transporter, whose product MVEVAREKGHDNDEVAVVATFRQASLPAKTLLTGAFINRLGAFLNIFLVLFLTSRDYSDGQAAFALGVYGGGAIVGVLLGGALSIRLGARNASVVSMVGASVPLAAILYLPSFGLILVAVALVSMAGQLYRPASATLLSDLTPANRQVMIFAMYRFGLNLGVTVAPLFGFALYNLAGHSYALVFWVEAAVALCYATLAWVTLPPRSAEPGAAGREANSGAGGEGEEGEEGEEGERVGRGGYRAMIRDRRYMLYLTAIFFFGVVYVQYLSTLPLDVKDSGVAIFWYTLAVSLNGFIVIAFELLMTKYAQAWSQRLTMAWALVLVGVGVGMYGLPLGPAVILLGTLIWSVGEILGGPATTAYPVVAGPARLKSHYIAGFHFAWSLGAAVGPVVGGWLFIRFGHGVWPVLTVGSALSIVLVLVSVRDRPTTTSPTGTDANADTDAEADADSTGTSTRATAGPS is encoded by the coding sequence GTGGTCGAGGTCGCCCGCGAGAAGGGCCACGACAACGACGAGGTGGCCGTGGTGGCCACCTTCCGGCAGGCTTCGCTCCCGGCGAAGACGCTGCTCACCGGGGCGTTCATCAACCGCCTCGGGGCCTTCCTGAACATTTTCCTGGTGTTGTTCCTGACCTCGCGGGACTACTCGGACGGGCAGGCGGCGTTCGCGCTGGGCGTGTACGGCGGCGGCGCGATCGTGGGCGTGCTCCTCGGCGGCGCACTGTCGATCCGGCTCGGCGCGCGCAACGCGAGCGTGGTGAGCATGGTCGGCGCGAGCGTGCCGCTGGCGGCCATCCTGTACCTGCCGTCGTTCGGGCTGATCCTGGTCGCGGTGGCGCTGGTCAGCATGGCCGGGCAGCTGTACCGCCCGGCGTCGGCCACCCTGCTCTCCGACCTCACCCCGGCGAACCGCCAGGTGATGATCTTCGCGATGTACCGGTTCGGGCTGAACCTCGGGGTCACCGTCGCGCCGCTGTTCGGGTTCGCGCTGTACAACCTGGCCGGCCACAGCTACGCCCTGGTCTTCTGGGTCGAGGCGGCGGTCGCGCTGTGCTACGCGACCCTCGCATGGGTGACGCTGCCGCCCCGCTCCGCCGAGCCGGGCGCGGCGGGCCGCGAGGCGAACTCCGGGGCCGGCGGGGAGGGTGAGGAGGGCGAGGAGGGCGAGGAGGGCGAACGGGTCGGGCGCGGTGGGTATCGGGCCATGATCCGTGACCGCCGCTACATGCTGTACCTGACCGCGATCTTCTTCTTCGGGGTCGTCTACGTGCAGTACCTGTCGACGCTGCCGCTCGACGTCAAGGACAGCGGCGTGGCGATCTTCTGGTACACCCTGGCCGTGTCGCTGAACGGCTTCATCGTCATCGCGTTCGAATTGTTGATGACCAAGTACGCGCAGGCGTGGTCGCAGCGGCTGACCATGGCCTGGGCGCTGGTCCTGGTGGGCGTCGGCGTGGGCATGTACGGCCTGCCGCTCGGCCCGGCCGTGATCCTGCTCGGCACGCTGATCTGGTCCGTCGGCGAGATCCTGGGCGGTCCGGCGACCACGGCCTATCCGGTGGTGGCCGGGCCGGCGCGGCTCAAGAGCCACTACATCGCCGGCTTCCACTTCGCCTGGAGCCTGGGCGCGGCGGTCGGGCCGGTCGTGGGCGGGTGGTTGTTCATCCGGTTCGGACACGGAGTGTGGCCGGTACTGACCGTGGGCTCGGCGCTGTCGATCGTGCTGGTGTTGGTCTCGGTGCGGGACCGGCCGACCACGACGTCGCCGACCGGCACGGACGCCAACGCCGACACCGACGCCGAAGCCGATGCCGACTCCACCGGCACCTCGACCCGCGCAACCGCCGGCCCGAGCTGA
- a CDS encoding iron-containing redox enzyme family protein, translating into MTTAPRAPGPDRAFVPFVLPDTVDALPHRPFVFGRAARNEARAAVRAEPVELFRVLLRDQESESTLLVARYVLDAFLGDAGGRGADARDGVDDASAEAAFGAEAALDAEAGMLAEAIAAEVRSARAESAEALAALTRTGPEAYAEALRGRAPLALAAGCWLDTLSQPATQPSVVVNRLFAHHLTLRGGGNPERGQARSRRRALEDAGVLLPEFAAADFADRARIRPLTALHAAFYLALSRLPANFLPEVSGVHYAFLALGVDDLLTEKAPLLPEPALREVLAEHLALAGPAARRRLYTAVRLTLELEREHVAMLAEHAAWHAGRTLESRVAAIIARHAPLAGRQHGGTRVGGKALTDVFGAARIDLAEFLTDLRESAYLRGPGNGDCRLLDAMRFGGPMFGIFDEHEAATFRAWAVRVQAGERPAVEISAETAGDAAAERRRTAIMRSDPADVVIAEAEPLDHRELFHRLVNIENFANTLPIAAERAERCFRDAEILFVHGAGGRYTDATWFDYSPRALYERAERVYWEKLVDPYEPLREIPDRDEVLFRQSTYYLTYLIDGAWLHRLGNLGHDERETDAMLFRIYADEMGNGDLRKNHITLTHRVLASAGIELPHIRDEAFIEQNELPDDLYGFAIQQLCMCLFPDRFHNEILGYNLAIEMFGSGEMRLHEIQKLRRHGIDDCYEQAHLTIDNFSAGHAKQAADIIVGFLDRVRRTAGEAAVAEQWRRVWRGYASFAYFLEQPLLKRISAGDPPTEPDTGSGGPSSPGGTDDLADLVI; encoded by the coding sequence ATGACCACCGCACCGCGAGCGCCGGGCCCCGACCGCGCCTTCGTGCCCTTCGTCCTGCCCGACACCGTCGACGCGCTGCCGCACCGGCCCTTCGTCTTCGGCCGCGCCGCCCGGAACGAGGCCCGGGCGGCGGTGCGCGCGGAGCCGGTCGAGCTGTTCCGCGTGCTGCTGCGCGACCAGGAGTCCGAGTCGACGCTTCTGGTCGCCCGGTATGTGCTGGATGCGTTCCTGGGCGATGCGGGCGGCCGGGGGGCGGATGCGAGGGACGGCGTCGACGATGCCTCGGCCGAAGCCGCGTTCGGCGCCGAGGCCGCGCTCGACGCCGAGGCCGGCATGCTCGCCGAGGCGATCGCCGCCGAAGTGCGGTCCGCCCGGGCCGAGTCCGCCGAGGCCCTGGCGGCGCTGACCCGAACGGGTCCGGAGGCGTACGCGGAAGCCCTGCGCGGGCGTGCGCCGCTGGCGCTGGCGGCCGGCTGCTGGCTGGACACGCTCTCCCAGCCCGCGACCCAGCCGTCCGTCGTGGTCAACCGCCTCTTCGCGCACCATCTGACGCTGCGCGGCGGCGGCAACCCGGAACGCGGCCAGGCCCGGTCGCGCCGGCGCGCGCTGGAGGACGCGGGTGTGCTCCTGCCCGAGTTCGCCGCGGCCGACTTCGCGGATCGGGCCCGCATCCGCCCGCTCACCGCCCTGCACGCCGCCTTCTACCTGGCCCTGTCTCGGCTGCCGGCCAACTTCCTGCCCGAGGTCTCGGGCGTGCACTACGCCTTCCTCGCGCTCGGCGTGGACGACCTGCTCACCGAGAAGGCACCGCTGCTGCCGGAGCCGGCCCTGCGCGAAGTGCTGGCCGAACACCTGGCCCTGGCCGGACCGGCCGCGCGCCGCCGGCTGTACACGGCCGTGCGGCTGACCCTGGAGCTGGAGCGGGAGCACGTCGCGATGCTCGCCGAGCACGCGGCCTGGCACGCCGGCCGCACCCTGGAGTCGCGGGTCGCCGCGATCATCGCGCGCCACGCCCCGCTCGCCGGCCGCCAACACGGCGGCACCCGGGTCGGCGGCAAGGCGTTGACCGACGTCTTCGGCGCCGCCCGGATCGACCTCGCGGAATTCCTGACCGACCTGCGCGAGTCCGCATACCTGCGCGGGCCGGGCAACGGCGACTGCCGACTCCTGGACGCGATGCGCTTCGGCGGGCCGATGTTCGGGATCTTCGACGAGCACGAGGCGGCCACGTTCCGGGCCTGGGCGGTGCGCGTACAGGCGGGCGAACGGCCGGCCGTCGAGATCTCCGCCGAGACCGCCGGCGACGCCGCGGCCGAGCGCCGACGCACCGCGATCATGCGCAGCGACCCGGCCGACGTGGTCATCGCCGAGGCCGAACCCCTCGACCACCGCGAGCTGTTCCACCGCCTGGTCAACATCGAGAATTTCGCCAACACGCTGCCGATCGCCGCCGAGCGGGCCGAACGGTGCTTCCGGGACGCGGAGATCCTGTTCGTCCACGGCGCCGGCGGCCGGTACACCGACGCGACCTGGTTCGACTACAGCCCGCGGGCACTGTACGAGCGGGCCGAGCGGGTCTACTGGGAGAAGCTGGTCGACCCCTACGAACCGCTGCGGGAGATCCCGGACCGCGACGAGGTGTTGTTCCGGCAGTCCACCTACTACCTCACCTACCTCATCGACGGCGCGTGGCTGCACCGCCTCGGCAATCTCGGGCACGACGAGCGCGAGACCGACGCCATGCTGTTCAGGATCTACGCCGACGAGATGGGCAACGGCGACCTGCGCAAGAACCACATCACGCTGACCCACCGGGTATTGGCCAGCGCGGGCATCGAACTTCCGCACATCCGCGACGAGGCGTTCATCGAGCAAAACGAACTCCCCGACGACCTCTACGGCTTCGCGATCCAGCAGTTGTGCATGTGCCTGTTCCCCGATCGATTCCACAACGAGATCCTGGGCTACAACCTGGCGATCGAGATGTTCGGCTCCGGCGAGATGCGGCTGCACGAGATCCAGAAGTTGCGCCGGCACGGCATCGACGACTGCTACGAACAGGCCCACCTGACCATCGACAACTTCTCCGCCGGCCACGCCAAACAGGCCGCCGACATCATCGTCGGATTCCTGGACCGGGTGCGGCGCACCGCGGGCGAGGCGGCGGTGGCCGAGCAGTGGCGCAGGGTCTGGCGCGGCTACGCCTCCTTCGCGTACTTCCTCGAACAGCCGCTGCTCAAGCGCATATCCGCCGGCGATCCACCGACCGAACCCGACACCGGATCCGGCGGCCCTTCGTCCCCGGGCGGGACCGACGACCTGGCCGACCTGGTCATCTGA
- a CDS encoding ATP-grasp domain-containing protein, giving the protein MTQAPFESRDSADRPQAFILTGSFPVIRRNPLYLTELSGRGLKILVITAESYRAQATEAMADTSNPAAQITEIAYVTGDFTVQGAFVAGAIARTSAWREAYTIVGAYAVGDYLAEPTGLLADGLGVRSPGLRASRACRSKYLQRWYAPDLGPASLTIPAGERERVDLGAVRFPAVVKPASRASSSGVETVADVAGLRAKLATYPDHEVVLVEEKVSGPEFSVESLIQDGEVVFASVTDKVTTDSHAHTFVEMAHSVPSVREDVREALVTANRQLVAALAFEHGIAHSEWRVGDDGRPRLIEVAARTPGDGLLTLYQLATGRPLEPEILRVALGEPANYPQPHRYTRQVYLEHRPGTLEDVVLDWPDVRPEWIGASGVWPDIKPGAPGEEPTLRAVLVLRERGASLTPLADSDDRSVTFFIDAPTPDGLDALEQRVRAAIRVVVG; this is encoded by the coding sequence ATGACCCAGGCACCGTTCGAGTCGCGGGATTCGGCCGACCGGCCCCAGGCGTTCATCCTGACCGGCTCCTTTCCCGTGATCCGCCGCAATCCGCTCTACCTGACCGAACTCTCCGGGCGTGGGCTCAAGATCCTGGTCATCACCGCGGAGTCCTACCGCGCGCAAGCGACGGAGGCCATGGCCGACACCTCCAACCCCGCCGCGCAGATCACCGAGATCGCCTACGTCACCGGCGACTTCACCGTGCAGGGCGCGTTCGTCGCGGGCGCGATCGCGCGCACCTCGGCCTGGCGCGAGGCGTACACGATCGTCGGCGCCTACGCGGTGGGCGACTACCTCGCCGAGCCGACCGGCCTGCTCGCCGACGGGCTCGGCGTACGCTCGCCCGGGCTGCGCGCCAGCCGCGCCTGCCGCAGCAAGTACCTCCAGCGCTGGTACGCCCCGGACCTGGGCCCGGCGTCGCTGACCATTCCAGCCGGTGAGCGCGAGCGGGTCGACCTCGGCGCGGTGCGTTTCCCCGCCGTGGTCAAACCCGCCTCCCGCGCGTCCAGCTCGGGCGTCGAGACGGTGGCGGACGTGGCGGGATTGCGCGCGAAACTGGCGACGTACCCCGATCACGAGGTGGTCCTCGTCGAGGAGAAGGTGTCGGGCCCGGAGTTCTCCGTGGAGAGCCTGATCCAGGACGGCGAGGTGGTCTTCGCGTCGGTGACCGACAAGGTCACCACCGACAGCCACGCGCACACCTTCGTGGAGATGGCGCACAGCGTGCCGAGCGTGCGCGAGGACGTGCGCGAGGCGCTTGTGACGGCCAATCGGCAACTGGTGGCGGCGCTCGCGTTCGAGCACGGCATCGCGCACTCCGAGTGGCGGGTCGGCGACGACGGTCGCCCGCGCCTGATCGAGGTGGCGGCGCGCACCCCCGGCGACGGACTGCTGACGCTGTATCAACTGGCCACCGGGCGACCGCTGGAGCCGGAGATCCTGCGCGTCGCGCTCGGCGAACCGGCGAACTACCCGCAGCCGCACCGCTACACGCGGCAGGTCTACCTGGAGCACCGGCCCGGCACGTTGGAGGATGTCGTCCTCGACTGGCCGGACGTGCGGCCGGAATGGATCGGCGCCAGCGGCGTGTGGCCCGACATCAAGCCCGGCGCGCCGGGCGAGGAACCGACGCTGCGCGCCGTACTGGTGCTGCGCGAGCGTGGCGCGTCGCTGACCCCGCTCGCCGACTCCGACGACCGGTCCGTCACGTTCTTCATCGACGCCCCGACGCCCGACGGGCTCGACGCCCTGGAGCAACGTGTGCGCGCCGCCATCCGCGTCGTCGTCGGCTGA